From Dietzia sp. ANT_WB102, a single genomic window includes:
- the secD gene encoding protein translocase subunit SecD, giving the protein MSPVRPRGADARPRPWALLSTFFLVLFILFLGAFAVAERGLTPKLGIDLQGGTRVTLIPKGQHDDADLRLAQDIIRDRVDGLGVAGTTVVIEGSNIVLTVPGEDSSQARDLGTTSQLTIRPVLQVQPVAEGDLEPVPAAKGDRAAVAREVDEARKVRQGDPQQLTQTLAAFRCPERDVLAGFDDPSQALIACGDGAKYVLGPVPLLIDEPEDGKRLDGQQIVKDSVSSGFNQQAAKNEVSFRFNAGPGQQGSATWSRLTQENLQRQIAILLDGQVISAPVVQGVTPVGSATSITGDFTTDEAASLAANLRYGALPISFEDPNVDNVPASLGLASLEAGLLAGAIGFLLVLAYSVVFYRLLGVLAFISLLLSFVLTYVLLVFLGYTVDYSLDLAGIAGLVIGIGMTADSYVVFFERIKDELREGHRFRSAVPRAWKSASRTIVTGNMVSLIGAVVLYLLASGEVRGFAFTLGLTTVMDVLVAFTVTWPLVYLASTRPLFAKTWANGMGRMENIQAAAAEQRRHDRKVDQVTEQDRDRGVTAAIRGPVGDTITGPRTERPATDEEEGR; this is encoded by the coding sequence GTGTCACCAGTTCGTCCTCGCGGCGCCGACGCCCGCCCCAGACCGTGGGCGCTGCTGTCCACCTTCTTCTTGGTGCTGTTCATCCTCTTCCTCGGCGCTTTCGCCGTGGCCGAACGCGGACTGACACCCAAACTGGGAATCGACCTGCAAGGCGGCACCCGCGTCACCCTGATCCCCAAGGGACAGCACGACGACGCAGATCTTCGGCTGGCGCAGGACATCATCCGAGACCGCGTCGACGGTCTGGGCGTGGCCGGGACCACTGTCGTCATCGAGGGCAGCAATATCGTCCTCACAGTCCCCGGGGAGGATTCCAGCCAGGCTCGCGATCTCGGCACCACCTCGCAACTCACGATCCGACCGGTCCTGCAGGTCCAGCCGGTCGCCGAGGGCGACCTCGAACCCGTTCCCGCCGCAAAGGGAGACCGTGCGGCGGTCGCCCGCGAGGTCGACGAGGCACGGAAAGTCCGCCAGGGCGATCCGCAACAGCTCACGCAGACACTCGCGGCGTTCCGTTGCCCGGAACGAGATGTGTTGGCCGGTTTCGACGACCCGTCCCAGGCCCTGATCGCGTGCGGCGATGGCGCCAAGTACGTGCTCGGTCCGGTCCCGTTGCTCATCGACGAACCTGAAGACGGGAAGCGACTCGACGGACAACAGATCGTCAAGGACTCTGTCAGTTCCGGGTTCAACCAGCAGGCCGCAAAGAACGAGGTCTCCTTCCGCTTCAACGCCGGTCCCGGTCAGCAGGGCAGCGCCACCTGGTCCCGCCTGACACAGGAGAACCTTCAGCGACAGATCGCCATCCTCCTCGACGGCCAGGTCATCAGCGCGCCCGTAGTCCAGGGCGTCACCCCGGTGGGTTCGGCCACCTCCATCACCGGGGACTTCACCACCGATGAGGCGGCCTCCCTCGCCGCGAACCTGCGTTATGGCGCTCTGCCCATCTCGTTCGAGGACCCCAACGTCGACAACGTGCCCGCATCCCTCGGCCTGGCCTCGCTCGAGGCCGGCCTACTCGCCGGCGCAATCGGCTTCCTGCTGGTGCTCGCCTACTCAGTCGTCTTCTATCGGCTCCTCGGCGTGCTGGCATTCATCTCGCTACTCCTGTCTTTCGTGCTCACCTACGTCCTGCTGGTCTTCCTCGGCTATACGGTCGATTACAGCCTCGACCTCGCTGGCATCGCGGGCCTGGTTATCGGAATCGGCATGACGGCCGATTCCTACGTGGTGTTCTTCGAGCGCATCAAGGACGAGCTACGGGAGGGCCACAGGTTCAGATCCGCCGTCCCGCGGGCGTGGAAGAGCGCCAGCCGCACGATCGTCACCGGCAACATGGTCAGTCTCATCGGTGCCGTCGTGCTCTACTTGTTGGCCAGCGGCGAGGTTCGTGGGTTCGCATTCACCCTCGGGCTGACCACCGTCATGGACGTGCTCGTCGCATTCACTGTGACCTGGCCGCTCGTCTACCTGGCCTCCACCAGGCCCCTCTTCGCCAAAACCTGGGCGAATGGAATGGGGAGGATGGAGAACATCCAGGCGGCCGCAGCGGAACAACGTCGCCACGATCGCAAGGTCGACCAGGTGACCGAGCAG